In Carya illinoinensis cultivar Pawnee chromosome 16, C.illinoinensisPawnee_v1, whole genome shotgun sequence, a single window of DNA contains:
- the LOC122299826 gene encoding L-Ala-D/L-amino acid epimerase isoform X2, whose product MFSTGLSLFLPPRAPILCSPLHPTETAPKSHPFSQFSSTPTKKMAATTPIAITTSFGLKNLMETFTVDVQRAENRPLNVPLIAPFTISSSRLERVENVAIRIELRNGCAGWGEAPILPFVTAEDQSTAMSKAAEACEFLKRSPAMTMGLLLAEIDGILPGHEFASIPIVSPAEAAELAAKYYNQGFNTLKLKVGKNLKADIEVLQAIRGAHPECLFILDANEGYKPTEAIEVLEKLHEMGVTPVLFEQPVHRDDLEGLGLVTRIAKNKYGVSVAADESCRSLVDVQKIVQGNLADVVNIKLAKVGVVGALEIIDIARASGLHLMIGGMVETRLAMGFAGHLAAGLGCFKFVDLDTPLLLSEDPVFEGYEVSGAVYKFTNARGHGGFLHWDNIA is encoded by the exons ATGTTCTCAACTGGGCTCTCTTTGTTTTTACCACCTCGCGCTCCTATCCTCTGTTCTCCCCTTCATCCCACTGAAACAGCTCCAAAATCTCATCCCTTTTCCCAGTTTTCGTCTACTCCCACCAAAAAAATGGCGGCCACAACGCCTATTGCGATAACGACTAGCTTCGGGCTCAAGAATTTGATGGAGACATTCACAGTTGATGTGCAGAGAGCAGAGAATAGACCACTGAATGTCCCTTTGATTGCGCCTTTTACGATTTCATCGTCGAGGCTTGAGAGGGTTGAGAATGTGGCAATTAGAATTGAGCTCAGAAATGGGTGTGCGGGGTGGGGTGAGGCTCCAATTTTGCCTTTTGTGACTGCAGAGGATCAGAGTACGGCTATGTCAAAGGCGGCGGAGGCATGTGAATTTCTAAAGCGGAGTCCGGCAATGACCATGGGGTTGTTGTTGGCGGAGATTGATGGGATTCTTCCAGGACATGAGTTTGCTTCA ATTCCAATTGTTTCGCCAGCTGAAGCTGCAGAATTGGCTGCAAAGTATTACAATCAAGGATTCAATACTTTGAAGCTTAAGGTAGGAAAGAATCTGAAAGCAGATATAGAAGTTCTTCAGGCCATACGTGGTGCACATCCTGAATGTTTGTTTATCTTGGATGCTAATGAGGGATACAAACCAACAGAAGCAATTGAAGTTCTTGAAAAATTACAtg AAATGGGGGTCACTCCTGTTCTTTTTGAACAACCTGTTCATAGAGATGATTTGGAGGGTCTCGGTCTAGTTACTCGTATTGCTAAAAACAAATATGGGGTATCTGTTGCCGCTGATGAAAGCTGTCGGAGCTTAGTTGATGTCCAGAAAATAGTCCAAGGAAATCTTGCAGATGTCGTTAACATTAAACTTGCCAAAGTTGGGGTAGTGGGGGCCCTTGAGATTATTGATATTGCAAGAGCATCAGGATTGCATCTGATGATTGGTGGTATGGTTGAGACTAGACTGGCCATGGGCTTTGCTGGCCATCTTGCTGCTGGCCTTGGGTGTTTCAA GTTCGTTGACCTAGACACACCCCTTTTGCTATCTGAAGATCCAGTTTTTGAGGGTTACGAGG TCTCGGGTGCGGTTTACAAGTTCACGAATGCTCGAGGCCATGGTGGTTTTCTTCATTGGGACAATATTGCTTG A
- the LOC122299826 gene encoding L-Ala-D/L-amino acid epimerase isoform X1 has protein sequence MFSTGLSLFLPPRAPILCSPLHPTETAPKSHPFSQFSSTPTKKMAATTPIAITTSFGLKNLMETFTVDVQRAENRPLNVPLIAPFTISSSRLERVENVAIRIELRNGCAGWGEAPILPFVTAEDQSTAMSKAAEACEFLKRSPAMTMGLLLAEIDGILPGHEFASVRAGVEMAVIDAVATSIGVPLWKLFGGVSNTITTDITIPIVSPAEAAELAAKYYNQGFNTLKLKVGKNLKADIEVLQAIRGAHPECLFILDANEGYKPTEAIEVLEKLHEMGVTPVLFEQPVHRDDLEGLGLVTRIAKNKYGVSVAADESCRSLVDVQKIVQGNLADVVNIKLAKVGVVGALEIIDIARASGLHLMIGGMVETRLAMGFAGHLAAGLGCFKFVDLDTPLLLSEDPVFEGYEVSGAVYKFTNARGHGGFLHWDNIA, from the exons ATGTTCTCAACTGGGCTCTCTTTGTTTTTACCACCTCGCGCTCCTATCCTCTGTTCTCCCCTTCATCCCACTGAAACAGCTCCAAAATCTCATCCCTTTTCCCAGTTTTCGTCTACTCCCACCAAAAAAATGGCGGCCACAACGCCTATTGCGATAACGACTAGCTTCGGGCTCAAGAATTTGATGGAGACATTCACAGTTGATGTGCAGAGAGCAGAGAATAGACCACTGAATGTCCCTTTGATTGCGCCTTTTACGATTTCATCGTCGAGGCTTGAGAGGGTTGAGAATGTGGCAATTAGAATTGAGCTCAGAAATGGGTGTGCGGGGTGGGGTGAGGCTCCAATTTTGCCTTTTGTGACTGCAGAGGATCAGAGTACGGCTATGTCAAAGGCGGCGGAGGCATGTGAATTTCTAAAGCGGAGTCCGGCAATGACCATGGGGTTGTTGTTGGCGGAGATTGATGGGATTCTTCCAGGACATGAGTTTGCTTCA GTTAGGGCAGGAGTTGAAATGGCAGTGATAGATGCAGTTGCTACTAGCATAGGCGTGCCTCTGTGGAAACTATTTGGGGGAGTTTCAAATACCATAACAACTGATATAACA ATTCCAATTGTTTCGCCAGCTGAAGCTGCAGAATTGGCTGCAAAGTATTACAATCAAGGATTCAATACTTTGAAGCTTAAGGTAGGAAAGAATCTGAAAGCAGATATAGAAGTTCTTCAGGCCATACGTGGTGCACATCCTGAATGTTTGTTTATCTTGGATGCTAATGAGGGATACAAACCAACAGAAGCAATTGAAGTTCTTGAAAAATTACAtg AAATGGGGGTCACTCCTGTTCTTTTTGAACAACCTGTTCATAGAGATGATTTGGAGGGTCTCGGTCTAGTTACTCGTATTGCTAAAAACAAATATGGGGTATCTGTTGCCGCTGATGAAAGCTGTCGGAGCTTAGTTGATGTCCAGAAAATAGTCCAAGGAAATCTTGCAGATGTCGTTAACATTAAACTTGCCAAAGTTGGGGTAGTGGGGGCCCTTGAGATTATTGATATTGCAAGAGCATCAGGATTGCATCTGATGATTGGTGGTATGGTTGAGACTAGACTGGCCATGGGCTTTGCTGGCCATCTTGCTGCTGGCCTTGGGTGTTTCAA GTTCGTTGACCTAGACACACCCCTTTTGCTATCTGAAGATCCAGTTTTTGAGGGTTACGAGG TCTCGGGTGCGGTTTACAAGTTCACGAATGCTCGAGGCCATGGTGGTTTTCTTCATTGGGACAATATTGCTTG A